GTGTATGGCTGTTTGCTTATCGTCGCGCTAGAGGCGTAGATACTTCAGGCTCAGAAGGGTTTTTTATGGGTGGGAGAAGTCTAACAGCCTTGCCAATTGCAGGTTCTATCATTATGACTAATTTATCTACAGAACAAATCGTTGGGCAAAATGGTCAAAGTTATCATGCAGGAATGGAAGTGATGGCTTGGGAAGTGACGGCGGCGATTGCGATCGTTGCTTTGGCAGTAATCTTTTTACCCAAATATTTTAAGTATGGTATTAATACTGTTTCGGATTTTATTGAAATCCGTTATGATACAGTGACAAAACGGGTTATTTCGATTTTATTCATTGTGACATACATGATTTCCTTTTTACCAGTTGTTTTATATTCAGGTTCGCTAGTGTTTAATAAAATTTTTCATATCGATGAACTCTTGGGTGTTCGACCGATCGTTGCCATTATTCTAGTTGCTTTCATCATCGGTTTGATCGGTATTCTTTATTTGTTGATTGGCGGGCTCTCGCTAAGTGCCAATAGTGATACCGTTTATGGTGTGGGATTGTTAGTTTGTGGACTAATGATTCCGATTTTAGGTGTGATGAAATTAGGTGATGGCAACTTTATTAGCGGTATTGACTATATTGTTGATCAAACGCCATGGTTGTTGAATTCAGTTGGAGCGATCGATTCTGCAATCGTGCCATGGCCAACCTTAATCACAGGTATGCTGTTTAATAATTTGTATTTCTGGTGTACAAATCAAATGATTGTACAAAAAGCTTTGTCAGGCAAAAACCTAGCGGAGGCTCAAAAAGGAGCATTTATTGTTGGGCTTTTCAAGGTATTCGGTGCCTTGTTCTTAGTCTTTCCAGGGATTGTGGCTCGAAATATTTTTGGAGAAGCATTGATGAACAATCCAGATAATGCCTATCCCTATTTAGTGACAGAAGTTCTGCCGCAAGCACTGTTTGGTGTTTTTGCTGCTGTGATTTTCGGTGCGATTCTCTCTTCTTTTGCAGGAGCTTTGAATGCTACTGCAACATTGTTTTCGCTAGATTTCTACAAACCTGTGATTAATAAACAGGCGGACGATCGACAAATTGCCCGCGCGGGAAAAATTGTTACTATAATAGTAGGCGTAATATCCGTTGTGGTAGCTCCGTTTATTTCATTTGCTCCGGCTGGTCTGTATCAATTCGTTCAAGAATTTAATGGATTGTACAATATGCCGCTGTTAGTGATTATCTTATTTGCCTTTTATTCTAAAAAAGCGACAGCGACTGCTGCGAAATCAACAATTGTTATTCATATTGTTTTGTATGCGTTGTCAAAAGTATTCTTAAAAGATATCCACTTTTTATATGTATTAAGCTTGTTGTTTTTCTTAGACGTGTTGATTATGCTGGTGATCTCCAAGTGGAAACCAGACGGCAACTTTGTCTTGGAATCATTCGATACAAAAGTAGATATTAAACCATGGCGTTATACAAAGGTTGTTTCTGTAGTCTTGGTTGTGATCGTCATTTTAACTTATATCGCTTTTTCTCCTATAGGTTTGGCAAAATTGTAATGCAGGGGAATTAAAATCATTTGGGAGGGGCTCATGTGGAAAAAAATATATTGATTGTCTGTGAGGCTGGAATCAGTGCATCGTTACTTGTCTCGAAAATTCTTGAAGCACTTAGGGACAAACAATTGGAGTATTCAATTGATTATGCACCAGTAAGCCGCATTCAAGAGAAACTTAATTTCAAAAATTATGATGTATTACTTCTAACGCCTCAAGTTGCAAGATATCAGGACAAGATCCAAAAAATCATCGATCAGGAAAAATGTACCTCTAAAATCGTATTTATAAAACCAGAAGATTTTCAATATATGAATGTTGAACGAATCATTAGCGACTTGTAAAAGAGTTTGAAAGGGTGGGAAGAGCGAAGGGGTTGCTTCTGCTCCTACCCTTTATTCGGTTTTTAGGGGGTCAAGATATAACGTTTAGAGTTATATCTTGATCCTTTTTTTGTATGATTATTTTATTAATTGAATCGTCTAAACGATTAAAAGTCTTCAATAAAATAGATGATTGAAGTTCCTTGGCAAACGAATAGGTCGTCAGAGGATATTTTCCGAAAAAAATGCTTGCAGTAAAAAAGTGTCTTTTTTATAAAAAAACCTTGCTATTACTATGTTTCTATAATATAATTACAAAGGTGCTATTTACAGAAGTGTAAAAAGCATTGGTAAATCAAGCTTTTGATCTACCGGCTAAGAAACGAGAGGTTGCGACACGCCCGGACGCTTTGCCACGAACGAGCGTGACGGAAAAATTTTCGTGGAGCTATGTCTACTTTCAAAATAGGCGAAGGAGGGAACAAGATGGCAAAACAAAAGATTCGTATCCGTTTAAAAGCGTATGAACACCGTATTTTAGATCAATCAGCGGATAAAATTGTGGAAACAGCAAAAAGAACTGGAGCTGACGTATCAGGTCCGATTCCATTACCAACAGAACGCTCACTTTACACAGTTATTCGTGCGACTCATAAATACAAAGATTCTCGCGAACAATTCGAAATGCGTACGCACAAACGTCTAATCGACATTGTGAACCCAACACCAAAAACAGTTGATGCTTTAATGAAGCTTGACTTACCGTCTGGTGTAAATATTGAAATCAAACTATAAAATTAAGATGGAGGTGTACTCATGACCAAAGGAATCTTAGGGAAAAAAGTGGGAATGACACAAATCTTTACTGAGTCTGGTGAATTAATTCCAGTAACAGTAGTTGAAGCTACTCCAAACGTAGTTTTACAAGTAAAAACTGTTGAAACTGACGGATACGAAGCTATCCAAGTTGGTTACCAAGACAAACGTGAAGTTTTATCGAACAAACCTGCGAAAGGTCATGTTGCAAAAGCAAACACGGCTCCTAAGCGCTTCATTAAGGAATTCAAGAATGTTGAGCTAGGAGAATACGAAGTAGGTAAAGAAATTAAGGTAGATGTTTTCCAAGCAGGAGACATTATTGATGTTACAGGAACTACGAAAGGTAAAGGATTCCAAGGCGTTATCAAACGTCACGGACAAAGCCGTGGACCAATGAGTCACGGATCTCGTTACCACCGTCGTCCTGGGTCAATGGGTCCAGTTGCACCTAACCGTGTATTTAAAAATAAAAAACTTGCTGGCCGTATGGGTGGCAACCGCGTAACAATTCAAAACCTTGAAATTGTTAAAGTGGACGCTGAAAGAAATGTAATCATGATCAAAGGTAACATTCCTGGAGCGAAAAAATCATTAATCACAATCAAATCAGCTGTGAAAGCTAAATAAGCGTAGGGAAAGGAGGAACTAAGGAATGCCGAATGTAGCATTATTTAAACAAGATGGAACTCAAAATGGTGAAATCACATTAAACGAAGAAATTTTCGGAATCGAACCAAATGAAACAGTTGTCTACGATGCAATCATCATGCAACGTGCTTCATTAAGACAAGGAACACACTCAGTTAAACACCGCGGAGAAGTTCGTGGCGGTGGCCGTAAACCATGGCGTCAAAAAGGAACTGGACGTGCCCGTCAAGGTTCAATCCGTTCACCACAATGGCGTGGAGGTGGCGTAGTTTTCGGACCAACACCACGTTCTTACAGCTACAAACTTCCTAAAAAAGTTCGTCGTTTAGCAATGAAATCTGTATTGTCAGATAAAGTTGCTGAAAACAACTTGGTAGCCGTTGATGCGTTAAGCTTCGATGCACCAAAAACAAAAGAATTCAAACAAGTTCTTACAAACTTATCTATTGATGCGAAAGTATTAGTTGTTTTAGAAGCAGGAAATGATTTTGCAGCGTTGTCTGCACGTAATCTACCTAACGTTTCTGTAGTAACTTCTGATAACGTAAGTGTTCTAGATATCGTTTCTAATACTAAAGTATTGGCAACACAAACTGCTCTTACTCAAATTGAGGAGGTGCTTGCATAATGAACTTACTAGACGTAATTAAACGCCCAGTGATCACTGAAAAATCCATGCTTGCTATGGACGAAAAGAAATACACTTTCGAAGTGGACACTCGCGCAAACAAAACATTAGTAAAACAAGCTGTAGAAGCAGCTTTTGACGGTGTTAAAGTTAAAAACGTAAACATCATCAACGTGCGTCCTAAATTCAAACGCATGGGTAAATATGCAGGATATACTAAAAAACGTCGCAAAGCTGTTGTGACATTAACAAATGATTCAAAAGAAATCCAAATTTTCGATGCTGCTGAATAAGCAGACCATGTTTAATCAATAAATGGGAGGGAAAAAGACGTGGCGATTAAAAAGTACAAACCTACCACAAATGGCCGTCGTAATATGACAGCGTCTGATTTCGCAGAAATCACGACATCAACACCAGAAAAATCGTTATTGGCGCCATTAAAAAACCATGCTGGTCGTAACAACAACGGTCGTATCACTGTTCGTCATCAAGGTGGCGGTCACAAACGTCAATACCGTTTGATCGACTTCAAACGTAACAAAGACAACGTTGTAGCGGTTGTTAAAACGATCGAGTATGATCCAAATCGTTCAGCTAACATTGCGTTAGTACATTACGAAGATGGAGTTAAAGCATACATCTTAGCACCAAAAGGATTAGAAGTAGGCATGCGCCTTGTTTCAGGTCCAGAAGCAGATATTAAAGTAGGGAACGCATTACCATTGGAAAATATTCCAGTAGGTACTGTTGTTCACAACATTGAAATGAAACCTGGTAAAGGCGGTCAATTGATTCGTTCAGCTGGAACAAGTGCTCAAGTACTTGGTAAAGAAGGCAAATACGTATTAATCCGTTTGAACTCAGGCGAAGTTCGTATGATCTTGGCAACTTGCCGTGCAACTGTCGGTGCTGTTGGTAACGAACAACACGAATTAATCAACATCGGTAAAGCTGGACGTTCTCGTTGGATGCGTAAACGCCCAACTGTACGTGGTAGCGTAATGAACCCGAACGATCACCCACACGGTGGTGGTGAAGGTAAACAACCGATTGGACGTAAAGCTCCAGTATCACCTTGGGGTCAACCAGCTATCGGCTTGAAAACTCGTAACAAAAAAGCTAAATCTGACAAACTTATCGTTCGTCGTCGTACTAAATAATTTTTTTGACCATGTGTCGTACATTTTGAGAGGAGGTTCACCATGGGTCGTAGTTTGAAAAAAGGACCTTTCGTCGATGAGCATCTAATGAAAAAAGTAGAAGCTCAAGAAGGTGCCGAAAAGAAAAAAGTAATTAAAACTTGGTCTCGCCGTTCTACAATTTTCCCACAATTCGTTGGGTTTACAATTGCAGTATATGATGGACGTAAACACGTTCCTGTATACATTCAAGAAGACATGGTAGGACATAAATTAGGTGAATTTGCACCAACTAGAACTTATCGTGGCCACGGAGCCGACGATAAGAAAACTAGACGTTAATTTTGAGGGGAGGAAATGCAAATGTCAGAACAAATTACATCAGCTAAGGCAACTGCAAAAACAGTTCGCACTTCACCTCGTAAAGCCCGTTTAGTAATCGATCTTATCAGAGGTAAAAGCGTTGCGGATGCAATTTCAATCTTGAAATTCACACCGAACAAATCAGCTGGAATCATTGAGAAAGTTTTAATGTCAGCAGTTGCTAACGCAGAAAATAACTTTGACTTAGACGTTGAAAACTTAGTAGTATCTGAAGCATTTGTCAACGAAGGACCAACAATGAAACGTTTCCGTCCACGTGCAAAAGGTTCAGCATCACCAATCAACAAACGTACAAGTCATCTTACAGTAGT
The DNA window shown above is from Enterococcus sp. 4G2_DIV0659 and carries:
- a CDS encoding solute:sodium symporter family transporter; translation: MNLFSLISFVVIVACVWLFAYRRARGVDTSGSEGFFMGGRSLTALPIAGSIIMTNLSTEQIVGQNGQSYHAGMEVMAWEVTAAIAIVALAVIFLPKYFKYGINTVSDFIEIRYDTVTKRVISILFIVTYMISFLPVVLYSGSLVFNKIFHIDELLGVRPIVAIILVAFIIGLIGILYLLIGGLSLSANSDTVYGVGLLVCGLMIPILGVMKLGDGNFISGIDYIVDQTPWLLNSVGAIDSAIVPWPTLITGMLFNNLYFWCTNQMIVQKALSGKNLAEAQKGAFIVGLFKVFGALFLVFPGIVARNIFGEALMNNPDNAYPYLVTEVLPQALFGVFAAVIFGAILSSFAGALNATATLFSLDFYKPVINKQADDRQIARAGKIVTIIVGVISVVVAPFISFAPAGLYQFVQEFNGLYNMPLLVIILFAFYSKKATATAAKSTIVIHIVLYALSKVFLKDIHFLYVLSLLFFLDVLIMLVISKWKPDGNFVLESFDTKVDIKPWRYTKVVSVVLVVIVILTYIAFSPIGLAKL
- a CDS encoding PTS sugar transporter subunit IIB, with product MEKNILIVCEAGISASLLVSKILEALRDKQLEYSIDYAPVSRIQEKLNFKNYDVLLLTPQVARYQDKIQKIIDQEKCTSKIVFIKPEDFQYMNVERIISDL
- the rpsJ gene encoding 30S ribosomal protein S10, with the protein product MAKQKIRIRLKAYEHRILDQSADKIVETAKRTGADVSGPIPLPTERSLYTVIRATHKYKDSREQFEMRTHKRLIDIVNPTPKTVDALMKLDLPSGVNIEIKL
- the rplC gene encoding 50S ribosomal protein L3; this translates as MTKGILGKKVGMTQIFTESGELIPVTVVEATPNVVLQVKTVETDGYEAIQVGYQDKREVLSNKPAKGHVAKANTAPKRFIKEFKNVELGEYEVGKEIKVDVFQAGDIIDVTGTTKGKGFQGVIKRHGQSRGPMSHGSRYHRRPGSMGPVAPNRVFKNKKLAGRMGGNRVTIQNLEIVKVDAERNVIMIKGNIPGAKKSLITIKSAVKAK
- the rplD gene encoding 50S ribosomal protein L4; the encoded protein is MPNVALFKQDGTQNGEITLNEEIFGIEPNETVVYDAIIMQRASLRQGTHSVKHRGEVRGGGRKPWRQKGTGRARQGSIRSPQWRGGGVVFGPTPRSYSYKLPKKVRRLAMKSVLSDKVAENNLVAVDALSFDAPKTKEFKQVLTNLSIDAKVLVVLEAGNDFAALSARNLPNVSVVTSDNVSVLDIVSNTKVLATQTALTQIEEVLA
- a CDS encoding 50S ribosomal protein L23 — translated: MNLLDVIKRPVITEKSMLAMDEKKYTFEVDTRANKTLVKQAVEAAFDGVKVKNVNIINVRPKFKRMGKYAGYTKKRRKAVVTLTNDSKEIQIFDAAE
- the rplB gene encoding 50S ribosomal protein L2, which encodes MAIKKYKPTTNGRRNMTASDFAEITTSTPEKSLLAPLKNHAGRNNNGRITVRHQGGGHKRQYRLIDFKRNKDNVVAVVKTIEYDPNRSANIALVHYEDGVKAYILAPKGLEVGMRLVSGPEADIKVGNALPLENIPVGTVVHNIEMKPGKGGQLIRSAGTSAQVLGKEGKYVLIRLNSGEVRMILATCRATVGAVGNEQHELINIGKAGRSRWMRKRPTVRGSVMNPNDHPHGGGEGKQPIGRKAPVSPWGQPAIGLKTRNKKAKSDKLIVRRRTK
- the rpsS gene encoding 30S ribosomal protein S19, with translation MGRSLKKGPFVDEHLMKKVEAQEGAEKKKVIKTWSRRSTIFPQFVGFTIAVYDGRKHVPVYIQEDMVGHKLGEFAPTRTYRGHGADDKKTRR
- the rplV gene encoding 50S ribosomal protein L22, coding for MSEQITSAKATAKTVRTSPRKARLVIDLIRGKSVADAISILKFTPNKSAGIIEKVLMSAVANAENNFDLDVENLVVSEAFVNEGPTMKRFRPRAKGSASPINKRTSHLTVVVSEK